Genomic window (Vigna unguiculata cultivar IT97K-499-35 chromosome 10, ASM411807v1, whole genome shotgun sequence):
aatgcgcttgaaacgtcagataaacttaacaaaagttggttaaaaggactaaattcacgtattttgaaagacgaatgactaaattggtcaaaagttttgatgagggactaattctaaatttcgctgaaacttgagggaccaaaatcatatttaacccttaaatttacaaacattaatgttatctaattgataaaattaaaaaatattttaaaaaatataaagaaaaaagtatttaaattaaaaaatattttaaatgtatgtttactttaattttttaaattgtaagaAATCTCATTTTCTTATACATCGATAACAATTATAATACCGATTAAAatcacacaataaaaaaattaaactaataataattaaaatttaatatacatatttcCTCTTTTTatgaggataaaaaaaattacgacaataatattaaattattatattatactaaataaattttatttaattaattatagtgataaaactaataataagatagaaaataaaaataattatacaaaaaaatatcaaaaataatattttatatgataaaaataaacactaaataaaaatattaaaaaatatcaaatgaaaACAATTCGATAGATTGTTAAGTAAAATCGCacgaaaaaaatacaaatttaataattaataatataaaaataaaaaagatattataaatctaagaaaacattttaaatatcaacataattaaacatatgagagatcttaaaaattattttaacaaaataaaagaatttttcaaataaaacaaaaaattattaataatataaacaccgttaacatataaatgaaattaattgttTAGGTCATATGATTAATGATCCAAAGTTTCGTTTTGAAACCgatttgtaatttatatttcttttatcactaaaaCGCTTTGTACATTGATTTCTATTATTTACCCGGATAACTTTAACTACAACATTAATTCCTTTCATAATTacctaaataaaaacaataaacctttaactaaaaaaaaggaaagaaattcAATGTACATTAAAAGTtttagagaataaaaaatatatatatttttaatttgatgagAATTAATTTGAGATTcatcaaaaaaaagaaaaaaaaaaaaggaagggagaaaagtttaaaaagtggTGTGATGTTTGTCTCCTTAGAGAGATTAAAGCAAGCTTAGTCCAATTATTGAGAATCCCTAGGACGGTTTGTGAAGAAAGGTTGAGATTTCAGTGAAAGAGTCCTATCTTATGGATCTCATGCCCAAACAGACTCACACCATAGGACCCTATCATCATTATTCTATAACTCGGTTTACTTTCTTCTTCACAAAAGCTCATCAAAAAGCCACTTTGCAATTTTCACAGTCACTCACAGGCTTTCTGGGGATACTGTGCAAATAGCATCAGCCATCACAGTAAGAGTCAACCGTCCCTTTTTGGATCCATCTATTTGTAAGGCTTCCAATAGTCCACACGTTACGTTTTATCTTCACCTTTTCCCCttacactctctctctctctctcatcaTTTTCTGTACAAATCCATaaccattttcattttcttcaatctcTCACCCTTTTCCTTAGCATAATAGTGGCATACTGTTATTCTATTACAAAAGTCAAACACGAAGCTTTTGATTAAAACTAGAGTGTCACTTTTTAAGAGCCTTCATAGATTAAATATAATCATGTTATTTgattaaaactttaattaaaaactgcatctttttcattttttttctgtctttttCCTTTTAGGCTTTACAAGAGTCAAGCATGCAGAGAATGAGGCACACACACACGCAAAGACAGTAGGGTTCTTATATCCTTTTTTCCATTTAACCCCAAGCCAATGGATTGAAGCTACCATTCAACTGTGTCTGTGCCACAAAGTGCCACTCTCAAAGGCTCACTGCTACTAAGAGAGGaatagagaaagaagaaggaagcTGCTGTAATAGCATAAGGGTTTCTAGGCTTCCGTTCTTTCTTTCTCTacaaataatagaagaaaagaaaaagacagtatttttttttttctttctgctaCAGAGAGAAAGCTGAGACATTGGGGTTTTATCCTTTTGTCTCCTCTATCTCTCTGTCTCTATTCTTTCCCCCCTTACCTTGAAAGTTTCTTCTTTGATCACTCTCCCAGAGTATATAAGTCTCCTTCTGACCGACCCACTTCATCTTTTGAGTCTTTCTTGAGTTTCAAAATTCTGGGGTAGCCAATTGACGCCTAAATTCTCACTGATGAAGCAATTCGATGCTTAGGGAGGAGTAGAAGAAGTGGGTTCAAGGGGTTTCAGGGTAAAAAATTTAGGCTTGTTCGGGTACTTGTGTTGAAGAGAAAAGTGGCTTCTTTGATGAGTTTTGGGGGTTTTCTTGACAACAAATCAGGTAGTGGCGCAGCCAGACACGACCTTTCGGATATTCCTTACAACAACGTTACCACCACCAACCATACCAACACCAACGACGACGATAGAATGCCCTTTGGTGCAATCTCTCAGCCCCGCCTGGTGACCACCACCACTCCAACCCTGGCCAAATCCATGTTCAACTCCCCAGGACTATCTCTGGCACTTGTGAGAGATCTTGTTACTTTACTTTAAAAACTAACGTGTTGGTACCATGTTGTACTGTGTTTCcttatttcttttcctttcttgtttgtaaaaaattaaacaaaagcaGCAAACCAATATAGATGGACAAGAAGATGTGAATAGAATGGTCGAAAATAGCTTCGAACCAAACGGTTTGCGAAGAAGCAGAGAGGAAGAGCATGAAAGCAGATCTGGCAGCGACAACATCGACGGCGCTTCCGGCGATGAACAAGACGCCGCCGACAAGCCTCCGAGGAAAAAACGCTATCACCGACACACCCCTCAGCAGATACAAGAACTTGAAGcgtattttcattttcattttcattttcatcttcatctcaCCATTcactccttttcttcttcttcttcactcttAAACATACTAACATGTAATAATTCTATGAAGCTAATGGTTATGACCATGGTTCCGAAACAGTTTCTTACTTCCTAAACACGTTGTACATGTACATGTATGTGATTTGTGATTTGAATGGTGGAtgattttttggattttttttaatgggGTTCAGGTTGTTCAAGGAGTGTCCTCATCCAGATGAGAAGCAAAGACTCGAACTCAGCAAGAGGCTGAGCTTGGAGACTCGACAGGTGAAGTTTTGGTTCCAAAACCGGAGAACCCAAATGAAGGTGTGGCATGCTTCAAACTCTCACAAAGTCACTTTCACActccttttcttcctttttgaGGTTTCTGATGCAGTTTGAAACTTTTGCCTTCTACGTACGGTTGTACCAGACCCAGTTGGAGCGGCACGAGAACACGTTGCTGAGACAAGAGAACGACAAGCTGAGAGCGGAGAACATGTCTATCAGGGACGCAATGAGGAACCCCATGTGCTCCAATTGCGGTGGCCCTGCCATCATCGGCGAGATTTCGCTGGAGGAGCAGCACCTTCGGATTGAGAACGCGCGGTTGAAGGACGAGCTCGATCGCGTGTGTGCACTCACGGGCAAGTTTCTGGGTCGCCCCGTTTCTTCGTTACCGAATTCAAGTTTGGAGCTTGGCGTTGGGGGGAACGGGTTCGGTGGAATCAGCATTGGCACCACATTGCCTTTAGGACAAGATTTTGGAATGGGAATGTCGATGTCTGTGTCTAACAACCCTTTGGCTATGGTGTCTCCCTCGAGTACCAGACCAACTTCTGTTGTGGGTGGGTTTGATAGGTCCATGGAGAGGTCCATGTTTCTCGAGCTTGCTTTGGCCGCCATGGATGAGTTGGTGAAGATGGCTCAAACTGGGGAGCCTCTTTGGGTGAGGAATGTTGAAGGTGGGAGGGAAATCATGAACCATGAGGAGTACGTGAGAACCTTCACTCCTTGTATTGGTTTGAGACCCAATGGGTTTGTGTCTGAAGCATCTAGGGAAAATGGAATGGTCATTATTAACAGTTTGGCACTTGTTGAGACTCTCATGGACGCGGTAAGCCAATTGAAATTTAATCTCTCTAAACTccgattttaattagaaaatggTGTGTGAAGCACGTAAAACTTTGGTCTAAACTTAAAAGCTGATGAAATGTTGAAAATGCATGACTGAATTGCATTTTGCCTCAACAGAATCGATGGGCAGAGATGTTTCCTTGTATCATTGCAAGAACCTCCACTACTGAAGTGATATCTAACGGGATAAATGGAACAAGAAATGGAGCACTTCAATTAGTAAGTTTGGTTTATGTTCTTGcaagttctttttcttttctttggtgAAGGGAAATGGGGTGAGATTTTTGGTTTTTGACCCTTTAAATTTGTTGCTCAGATGCATGCTGAACTTCAAGTTCTTTCGCCTTTGGTTCCTGTTCGTGAGGTCAATTTCTTAAGGTTTTGCAAGCAGCACGCAGAAGGGGTTTGGGCAGTGGTGGATGTGTCCATAGATAGCATCAGAGAAAGTTCAGGAGCAGCATCAACTTTTGTCAACTGTAGGAGGCTTCCTTCTGGTTGTGTTGTGCAAGACATGCCCAATGGTTACTCCAAGGTAAATTCAAAACACTTTTTCTAGTTTGTAGTGTGGGGTGATTCTATTCTAACTCTACTCCCTAGtccaaagaaaacaaaagcatGTAATGATTATACTACGAAGAAAGGAGggtattttacaaaaattgattgtaaaaaatatgttttttgctTGAGAATCCTAATCTTTTTGAGACTGCAAAAATGGTTTATATTCTCCATGCAGCCACTGTTACCAAACTATACACTAGTATTTAATAGCTTCCatgttttttattgaattttttatgacTTCCAAAGTGGGTATCTTTCTCTTTAGTTTTTAATCACACTTGTTCATGGAAGTTACTGGATCGTAAGAGCTAAAGTACAGAATATTCAAGAGAAACAAAACACCATGCCAAGGAATCACGGGGCTTTGCTTTTCGAAGCTTTTTAAGAGCTCCTGTTTCGAAGTAACTTGGCTAGTCTAGTGACTACTCTCTATATAACTATTCTGTCAGTGATGATTTTCACAcaaaattcatttcattttttcaaaactttacaTAATATCATTGCAGCAGAGTAGGATCTCAATTTAACAATTATATTCCAATGTGGGGTTTTCAACGTTTCATCTTCAATCCCATAGACTCTTTGAATGCTGCTCCTTGacatttttaatcattttataaacATCTCAACTATCAATAAAGTACTAAAGGTGTTTTAATCAAAACATGCACTCATCAGCTggtaattttttaatctatgtATAGATTCCTCATAAGATAACAGTGTTAGTTTTGGAAGAGAGTATTCCCTGTGTGGTATAAAATCCAAATCAATCCATTAATTTATTCACAAAAATCTCCATCTCTTAAATCCATGCCATCTTGAACTCATTAATAAGATATCCATTTGTATGAAATTGGGCATATGATCTTGCACGCACTTTCTGATTCTATAAACAATACATATGATGTTTCTATTCCAATCTTTGACGCCACATAATAAGTATCTTGTAGCATTATTTAATTCACGAGATCGAATGTGGACTAGCTCCAGTCCTATGATCGGATAGGGCTGTTACATATAATATTGAATGAAGACCCTTGGAGTAAAAAACCAGAGACTGAGTACTTTGTCTGTTTCCTCTGAGTTTTTGTTTGGTGGTAAATCTCGATGCTCACAGTACCCATTGCTCCTGTAAATACTGCACCTTGACTTTATATAGTACCAATATTTTATGTACTTGTCCAGATAAATGAGAGATACCTATGTCTGTTGCTGAGCCCAGTCTTCAGGCTTTTCCAAGATTTgcttttacacattttttttatcatctagTGACGCcataaacaaacaaacataACCTTATATTATTATGCATACAATTCAAATTAGTCAACATGATGAACTTgattaattaatcaagaaaaaagtacttttttttttttaatattttgtgacATGCATGAAATTTTGACATGGTTGGTTGCATGTGGTTTGAAGGTGACATGGGTGGAGCATGCAGAATACGATGAGAGCCAAATTCATCAGGTTTATAGACCACTGTTGAACTCAGGCATGGGGTTCGGTGCTCAGCGTTGGGTGGCTACCCTTCAACGCCAATGCGAGTgtcttgctatcttaatgtcctcAGCAACACCCTCTCGAGATCATTCAGGTATTTTCATATAGGTATTGTAAaagatcaatctttttttacaTGGCgaatgttttgtttttgaaattcaTGATTTTGATGGTGGGTGCAGCAATAACGGCGGGGGGAAGGCGGAGCATGGTGAAGCTGGCGCAGCGAATGACCAACAACTTCTGCGCCGGCGTGTGTGCCTCCACGGTGCACAAGTGGAACAAACTCAATCCCGGGAACGTGGATGAGGACGTGAGGGTGATGACGCGGAAGAGCGTGGATGATCCCGGCGAGCCGCCGGGGATTGTGCTGAGCGCCGCCACCTCCGTTTGGCTCCCCGTGTCGCCGCAGAGGCTCTTCGACTTCCTCCGGGACGAGCGCCTCCGGAGCGAGTGGGACATACTCTCCAACGGCGGGCCCATGCAGGAGATGGCCCACATCGCCAAGGGCCAAGACCACGGCAACTGCGTCTCTCTCCTGCGAGCCAGTGTATGCTTCTTCTCACTCAtaacaaactttttttcttttcactttttcttgattttttatgTGTGAATGTTTTGCGATAATTTCTTTGTTAGGGCATGCATAGGTTGtgttaatgtttttgttttcattagtATTTAGATCGGAAATGGTGTTGGTTGTCGTTTAGTTTTTGGATGAGAGCTGCTGAAACTTTGAGAAGGACAACGATGGAAGTTTTGGAAGTATCAATGGAGGCAGATTTTGATgaatcactaaaataaataaaaaaaaaagtcaaaatataatgCGTGGGTTTCTGACTTCattgttttttattcaatatttaaaaataaacatgaaaattttaaaaagtgaaataaaaaaaaatggaatcagGTTTGACTAGCTTCTGGAAAATGACAACACACTAGTTATATTATTCCACTTTGAACtgagttttatttaattatttttttcttttgtttccagGCCATAAACTCCAGCCAGAGCAGCATGCTGATACTACAGGAGACATGCATAGACGAGGCGGGATCACTTGTGGTGTACGCGCCGGTGGATATCCCAGCCATGCACGTGGTTATGAACGGTGGTGATTCGGCTTACGTGGCATTGCTGCCATCGGGATTTGCTATTGTTCCAGATGGGCCAGGATCTCGTGGGTCACAGAACGGGCCTACTGCCGTAAGTAACGGTGGTGATAATGGTGGGACGCGTGTGAGTGGGTCCCTGTTAACGGTGGCGTTTCAGATACTTGTGAATAGTCTTCCTACAGCGAAGCTCACAGTGGAGTCCGTGGAAACTGTGAACAACCTCATATCATGCACCGTTCAAAAAATCAAAGCTGCCCTGCACTGTGAAAGTTAACCATCACCATCACGTGATCGATCATGTCATTGTCATCTCTCAGTCACGTGAGTGTggttattttttccttttttgtttttgtttcatttgttgAGATTTTGAAAGTTTAGACATTGGAAAGTGTAATGGGTGGCGCGTGTGAATGACGGGATGGTTGTTTGAGTCAAGAACGAACCGCGCAtgggagaaaaaagaaaaagctcCTTGCATGGTGGTAAGGATCCGAAGCAGTCGGGTGAGGTTCCTTAACACAAGGCAAGGGTCGTGGTTCGGGTATTGACTCGGGTCGACCTTTTGTTTGTTCGAGTAGAAGAAAATAGAGGAATGGAAAAAAcagaaacataaaaataaaagttttcgTTAGTATTTATTagttaaaatgttatttaatccatgatttttgttaatttgtgatatttaagttttttt
Coding sequences:
- the LOC114167499 gene encoding homeobox-leucine zipper protein ANTHOCYANINLESS 2-like isoform X1; this encodes MSFGGFLDNKSGSGAARHDLSDIPYNNVTTTNHTNTNDDDRMPFGAISQPRLVTTTTPTLAKSMFNSPGLSLALQQTNIDGQEDVNRMVENSFEPNGLRRSREEEHESRSGSDNIDGASGDEQDAADKPPRKKRYHRHTPQQIQELEALFKECPHPDEKQRLELSKRLSLETRQVKFWFQNRRTQMKTQLERHENTLLRQENDKLRAENMSIRDAMRNPMCSNCGGPAIIGEISLEEQHLRIENARLKDELDRVCALTGKFLGRPVSSLPNSSLELGVGGNGFGGISIGTTLPLGQDFGMGMSMSVSNNPLAMVSPSSTRPTSVVGGFDRSMERSMFLELALAAMDELVKMAQTGEPLWVRNVEGGREIMNHEEYVRTFTPCIGLRPNGFVSEASRENGMVIINSLALVETLMDANRWAEMFPCIIARTSTTEVISNGINGTRNGALQLMHAELQVLSPLVPVREVNFLRFCKQHAEGVWAVVDVSIDSIRESSGAASTFVNCRRLPSGCVVQDMPNGYSKVTWVEHAEYDESQIHQVYRPLLNSGMGFGAQRWVATLQRQCECLAILMSSATPSRDHSAITAGGRRSMVKLAQRMTNNFCAGVCASTVHKWNKLNPGNVDEDVRVMTRKSVDDPGEPPGIVLSAATSVWLPVSPQRLFDFLRDERLRSEWDILSNGGPMQEMAHIAKGQDHGNCVSLLRASAINSSQSSMLILQETCIDEAGSLVVYAPVDIPAMHVVMNGGDSAYVALLPSGFAIVPDGPGSRGSQNGPTAVSNGGDNGGTRVSGSLLTVAFQILVNSLPTAKLTVESVETVNNLISCTVQKIKAALHCES
- the LOC114167499 gene encoding homeobox-leucine zipper protein ANTHOCYANINLESS 2-like isoform X2, which encodes MSFGGFLDNKSGSGAARHDLSDIPYNNVTTTNHTNTNDDDRMPFGAISQPRLVTTTTPTLAKSMFNSPGLSLALQTNIDGQEDVNRMVENSFEPNGLRRSREEEHESRSGSDNIDGASGDEQDAADKPPRKKRYHRHTPQQIQELEALFKECPHPDEKQRLELSKRLSLETRQVKFWFQNRRTQMKTQLERHENTLLRQENDKLRAENMSIRDAMRNPMCSNCGGPAIIGEISLEEQHLRIENARLKDELDRVCALTGKFLGRPVSSLPNSSLELGVGGNGFGGISIGTTLPLGQDFGMGMSMSVSNNPLAMVSPSSTRPTSVVGGFDRSMERSMFLELALAAMDELVKMAQTGEPLWVRNVEGGREIMNHEEYVRTFTPCIGLRPNGFVSEASRENGMVIINSLALVETLMDANRWAEMFPCIIARTSTTEVISNGINGTRNGALQLMHAELQVLSPLVPVREVNFLRFCKQHAEGVWAVVDVSIDSIRESSGAASTFVNCRRLPSGCVVQDMPNGYSKVTWVEHAEYDESQIHQVYRPLLNSGMGFGAQRWVATLQRQCECLAILMSSATPSRDHSAITAGGRRSMVKLAQRMTNNFCAGVCASTVHKWNKLNPGNVDEDVRVMTRKSVDDPGEPPGIVLSAATSVWLPVSPQRLFDFLRDERLRSEWDILSNGGPMQEMAHIAKGQDHGNCVSLLRASAINSSQSSMLILQETCIDEAGSLVVYAPVDIPAMHVVMNGGDSAYVALLPSGFAIVPDGPGSRGSQNGPTAVSNGGDNGGTRVSGSLLTVAFQILVNSLPTAKLTVESVETVNNLISCTVQKIKAALHCES